A window of Polaribacter litorisediminis contains these coding sequences:
- a CDS encoding sulfatase family protein — MKKHILTLSLLSIFACNIAQKKDHKINKMISDKPNVIVIYLDDLGYGDISSYGATALQTPNIDALASGGIKFTNGYASSATCTPSRYALLTGMYPWRNKNAKILPGTAPLLISTEQKTLPKLFKNQGYQTAIVGKWHLGLGTGIVNWNEKVTPGPNEVGFDESYIMAATQDRVPTVYIKDGHVVGLDKNDPILVDYKNNFEGEPTAISNPELLTMKWHHGHNSSIVNGIPRIGYMKGGDAAKWTDTDMADHFLEKAQNYVKTHKEKPFFLYYAMQQPHVPRTPHPRFIGKSGMGPRGDVILEADWAIGEFMKTLKEEGVLENTLIVFSSDNGPVLNDGYYDDAVEKVGTHDPKGGLRGGKYSIYEAGTRVPFITYWKGKIKPQVSDALVCQMDLLASIASLLNIEEKSTDSQNLLNTFLGKSEKGREYLILEATGKTALRNGDWLYIPAYEGTNYRKAVGIEVGNFPFEQLYNLKEDKAQQNNLAETNAQKLAEMKQTFINLRGLEYQKGVKEVVFK, encoded by the coding sequence ATGAAAAAACATATCTTAACACTATCATTATTATCAATTTTTGCTTGTAATATTGCTCAAAAAAAGGATCATAAAATAAATAAAATGATTTCTGATAAACCCAATGTTATTGTCATTTATTTAGATGATTTAGGATATGGAGATATCAGTTCTTACGGTGCAACAGCACTACAAACGCCAAATATAGATGCTTTGGCTTCTGGCGGAATTAAATTTACAAACGGTTATGCTTCATCAGCAACTTGTACACCAAGCAGGTATGCCTTGTTAACAGGGATGTATCCTTGGAGAAATAAAAATGCAAAGATTTTACCAGGGACTGCACCTTTATTAATTTCTACAGAACAAAAAACCTTACCTAAATTATTTAAAAATCAAGGATATCAAACAGCCATAGTTGGTAAATGGCATTTAGGTTTAGGAACTGGTATTGTAAACTGGAATGAAAAAGTAACTCCAGGTCCCAATGAGGTTGGTTTTGACGAATCGTATATTATGGCAGCTACACAAGATAGAGTTCCAACGGTTTACATTAAAGATGGTCATGTGGTTGGATTGGATAAAAATGATCCTATTCTAGTAGATTATAAAAATAATTTCGAAGGCGAACCTACCGCAATTTCTAATCCAGAATTACTAACAATGAAATGGCATCATGGACACAATAGTAGTATTGTAAACGGAATACCAAGAATTGGTTATATGAAAGGTGGCGATGCTGCAAAATGGACAGATACAGATATGGCAGATCACTTTTTAGAAAAAGCTCAAAACTATGTAAAAACGCACAAAGAGAAACCGTTCTTTTTATATTATGCAATGCAACAGCCACATGTGCCAAGAACACCACATCCAAGATTTATAGGAAAGTCTGGAATGGGACCAAGAGGAGATGTAATTTTAGAAGCAGATTGGGCAATTGGCGAATTTATGAAAACCCTAAAAGAAGAAGGGGTTTTAGAAAACACCTTAATTGTTTTTTCTAGTGATAATGGTCCAGTTTTAAATGATGGTTATTATGATGATGCTGTTGAAAAAGTAGGAACTCATGATCCGAAAGGAGGATTAAGAGGAGGGAAATACAGTATTTATGAAGCTGGAACAAGAGTCCCGTTTATTACCTATTGGAAAGGAAAAATTAAACCACAAGTATCAGATGCTTTGGTTTGTCAAATGGATTTATTGGCATCAATTGCTAGTTTATTAAATATCGAAGAAAAATCCACAGATAGTCAAAATTTACTAAATACTTTTTTAGGAAAATCAGAAAAAGGTAGAGAATATTTAATCTTAGAAGCTACAGGAAAAACAGCATTAAGAAATGGAGATTGGTTATATATACCAGCTTACGAGGGAACAAATTACAGAAAAGCTGTAGGCATAGAGGTCGGTAATTTTCCTTTTGAACAACTTTATAATTTAAAAGAAGATAAAGCACAACAAAATAATTTAGCTGAAACGAATGCTCAAAAACTAGCAGAAATGAAACAAACTTTTATCAATTTAAGAGGTTTGGAATATCAAAAAGGGGTAAAAGAAGTTGTTTTTAAATAG
- a CDS encoding sulfatase family protein, giving the protein MKKIQIKYALLFLCMVFVFSCNTQNKEDKRPNILWIVAEDVSPFMGAYGDAINKNYTPIIDKMASEGVLFKRAYATAPVCSASRSALITGVMQTTTGTHQHRSSRFTDGEIVPEELRIYLPKKMKTIPELMKDAGYFTFNNGKDDYNFHYNRLNLYDVSTKEDYKPGMNGWQGNKAKYTSSSLKDVWSSRPNKRQPWFGQIQIDGGKAKAKFVRKGEKLNDNEVPLPPYYPEGTSFQNAWTVHYNANRGADANIEDILKQLEADDELENTIIFFFSDHGSNTSLRHKQFCYEGGMLVPLIIKGDDIRFKKGLIRDDLVSLLDVSATTLALGNAKMPDYLDGQNLFSDKYKKQDYVIGARDRCDFTIDKIRTVVSKKYRYIKNYFPDRIMLQAGYRDRSPVVKDFKKLHIEGKLTPYQEKHWFGKRPVEELYNLEEDPHQMNNLANNPDYKTVLEEHRNVLKYWIKETDDQGQRPEDIKQLKATYDLWKDRPLFKDAKINPEYDVFK; this is encoded by the coding sequence ATGAAAAAAATACAAATTAAGTATGCACTTCTTTTTTTATGTATGGTTTTTGTATTTTCTTGTAATACTCAAAATAAAGAAGATAAAAGACCTAACATTCTATGGATAGTTGCAGAAGATGTATCTCCTTTTATGGGAGCTTATGGAGATGCTATTAATAAAAATTATACACCTATTATTGATAAAATGGCTTCAGAAGGAGTTTTATTTAAAAGAGCCTATGCAACAGCACCTGTTTGTTCGGCTAGTAGATCTGCATTAATTACAGGAGTCATGCAAACCACTACAGGAACACATCAACATAGATCAAGTAGATTTACAGATGGTGAAATAGTTCCGGAAGAACTTAGAATTTATTTGCCTAAAAAAATGAAAACTATTCCTGAATTGATGAAAGATGCTGGATATTTTACATTTAATAATGGCAAAGACGATTATAATTTTCATTACAACCGACTAAATTTATATGATGTAAGTACTAAAGAAGACTATAAACCTGGAATGAATGGATGGCAAGGAAATAAGGCCAAGTATACGTCTTCTAGCTTAAAAGACGTGTGGAGTTCTAGGCCAAATAAAAGGCAACCTTGGTTTGGTCAAATTCAAATTGATGGAGGAAAAGCAAAAGCAAAATTTGTTAGAAAAGGAGAGAAATTAAACGATAACGAAGTACCATTACCGCCTTATTATCCAGAAGGAACATCATTTCAAAACGCTTGGACAGTTCATTACAATGCAAATCGGGGTGCAGATGCTAATATTGAAGATATTTTAAAACAATTAGAAGCAGATGATGAACTAGAAAACACCATTATTTTCTTTTTTTCAGATCATGGAAGTAACACATCATTAAGACACAAACAGTTTTGTTATGAAGGTGGAATGCTAGTTCCATTAATTATTAAAGGAGATGATATACGATTTAAAAAAGGTTTGATAAGAGATGATTTGGTTTCTTTATTAGATGTTTCAGCCACTACTTTAGCACTTGGGAATGCAAAAATGCCAGACTATTTAGACGGTCAAAATCTATTTTCTGATAAGTATAAAAAACAAGATTATGTTATTGGTGCTAGAGATCGATGTGATTTTACCATAGATAAAATTAGAACTGTTGTCTCAAAAAAGTATAGATATATTAAAAATTATTTTCCAGACAGAATCATGTTACAGGCTGGTTATAGAGACCGTTCGCCCGTAGTTAAAGACTTTAAGAAACTACATATAGAAGGAAAACTAACACCATATCAAGAAAAACATTGGTTTGGAAAAAGACCTGTTGAAGAATTGTACAATCTTGAAGAAGATCCTCATCAAATGAACAACTTGGCGAATAACCCTGATTATAAAACCGTATTAGAAGAACATCGAAATGTTTTAAAATACTGGATTAAAGAAACAGATGATCAAGGTCAAAGACCAGAAGATATAAAGCAATTAAAAGCCACTTATGACTTATGGAAGGATAGACCACTTTTTAAAGACGCAAAAATAAATCCAGAATATGATGTTTTCAAATAA
- a CDS encoding sulfatase, translating to MSIVFLVLTSLVGCASKSNAQQTKNKPNIVLFFVDDLGWSDLGFRNSIFESRNINSLAKSGLSFEQAYIPTPTCSPSRATLLTGKHPVRLEMVRHIPGGKKNGFDQFGRGSIEYHLLPRDPAQFPSRNWLPLEHKTYAEALKNLGYYNLFVGKWHLGHEPYHPNKQGFDKQIGTSNFGHPKSYYPPYFKQDTIFEDTKNTYLTDKLTNEAVSFIRNYKKENPFMLTFSYYSVHSPHEGPKDLVAHFEAKGLKGKFAHYAAMVKATDESVGRVMQAIKDTGKEKETIFIFLSDQGGYFENAPFRGGKMTETLFEGGARVPFFFYWDGVTSPNSKNNTPVQSTDLFPTLIEIAGGDTSTYPNLDGVSLLSTIKENKLLQKRTLFGYRAYEDLYASVRDGDWKLLAYRSGKTELFNISKDVKEENDLNNKMPDIVDKLKDKLMKWEKEMDVEKYSGVLLK from the coding sequence GTGTCAATAGTATTTTTAGTACTTACAAGTTTGGTTGGTTGTGCATCAAAAAGTAATGCTCAGCAAACAAAAAATAAGCCTAATATCGTTTTATTCTTTGTAGATGATTTAGGTTGGTCCGACCTTGGTTTTCGTAATTCTATTTTCGAGTCTCGTAATATTAATAGTTTGGCAAAATCAGGACTAAGTTTTGAACAAGCCTATATCCCCACACCAACTTGCAGCCCAAGCCGAGCAACATTATTAACGGGTAAACATCCCGTGCGTTTAGAGATGGTTCGTCATATTCCTGGAGGTAAAAAAAATGGTTTTGATCAGTTTGGAAGAGGTTCTATAGAATATCATTTATTACCAAGAGATCCAGCACAATTTCCTTCAAGAAATTGGTTGCCTTTAGAACATAAAACCTATGCAGAGGCTTTAAAAAATCTAGGATATTATAATTTGTTTGTAGGAAAATGGCATTTGGGTCATGAACCTTATCACCCTAATAAACAAGGTTTTGATAAACAAATTGGTACTTCAAATTTTGGACATCCAAAATCGTATTATCCACCTTATTTCAAGCAAGATACTATTTTTGAGGATACAAAAAACACCTATTTAACAGACAAATTAACGAATGAAGCAGTAAGTTTTATTCGTAATTATAAAAAAGAAAATCCTTTTATGCTCACATTTTCCTATTATTCTGTGCACTCACCACATGAAGGTCCTAAAGATTTAGTAGCGCATTTTGAAGCAAAAGGATTGAAAGGTAAATTTGCTCATTATGCTGCCATGGTGAAAGCTACGGATGAATCTGTCGGAAGAGTTATGCAGGCCATTAAAGATACTGGTAAAGAGAAAGAAACCATTTTTATCTTCTTATCGGATCAAGGAGGATATTTTGAAAACGCACCTTTTAGAGGAGGTAAAATGACTGAAACACTTTTTGAAGGTGGTGCTCGTGTACCTTTTTTCTTTTATTGGGATGGGGTTACAAGTCCCAATAGTAAAAATAACACACCAGTACAATCTACAGATTTATTTCCAACTCTTATTGAAATAGCGGGTGGAGATACTTCTACATATCCAAATTTAGATGGGGTTTCGTTGCTTTCAACCATCAAAGAAAATAAGCTATTGCAAAAAAGAACGCTCTTTGGATATAGAGCTTATGAAGACTTGTACGCATCAGTAAGAGATGGGGATTGGAAATTATTAGCTTATAGAAGTGGAAAAACAGAACTCTTTAATATTTCTAAAGATGTAAAAGAGGAAAATGATTTAAATAATAAAATGCCTGATATTGTTGATAAATTGAAAGATAAATTGATGAAATGGGAAAAAGAAATGGATGTTGAAAAATATTCAGGAGTGCTTTTGAAATAA
- a CDS encoding sodium/sugar symporter: MTASFEILDYIIFIAYAILILGVGLWVSRDKKGHQKNAEDYFLASKSLPWWAIGASLIAANISAEQFIGMSGSGFASGLAIASYEWMAAITLIIVGKYFLPIFIEKGLYTIPEFVEKRYSTNLKTILAVFWIALYVFVNLTTVLYLGSLALETIMGIPMMYGVAGLALFAAAYSLYGGLSAVAWTDVIQVVFLVIGGLVTTYLALNTVSDGQGMFAGLTTIYEAVPERFAMILDESNPEYKNLPGIAVLVGGMWVANLYYWGFNQYIIQRTLAAKSLKEAQKGILFAAGLKLVIPLIVVIPGIAAYVMVNDPEIMARLGMAGLENLPSTEQADKAYPWLLQFLPTGLKGVAFAALAAAIVSSLASMLNSTSTIFTMDIYKQYIHKNASDKATVNMGRISAAVALLIACIMAPLLGNLDQAFQFIQEYTGVVSPGILAVFMLGLFWKKTTNKGAIFGALISIPIAMYFKVAPKGWSTNSIFVDVPFMDQMGYTVVLTMIVIAIYSYLQHKGADDEKGIDISKAMFKTSPLFNIGSFAVMLILVVLYSVFWN; this comes from the coding sequence ATGACAGCAAGTTTTGAAATTTTAGATTACATTATTTTTATAGCATATGCTATTTTAATTTTAGGAGTCGGTTTATGGGTTTCTAGGGATAAAAAAGGACACCAAAAAAATGCCGAAGATTACTTTTTAGCCAGTAAATCTTTGCCTTGGTGGGCTATTGGAGCCTCCTTAATTGCTGCCAATATTTCTGCTGAACAATTTATTGGAATGTCTGGTTCTGGGTTTGCCTCCGGATTAGCCATTGCTTCGTATGAGTGGATGGCAGCCATCACCTTAATTATCGTAGGAAAGTATTTTCTACCTATTTTTATTGAAAAAGGCTTATACACCATTCCTGAGTTTGTTGAAAAACGATACTCTACCAACTTAAAAACCATTTTAGCTGTTTTTTGGATTGCTTTATATGTTTTTGTAAACTTAACCACTGTTCTGTATTTAGGTTCTCTTGCCTTAGAAACTATTATGGGAATTCCGATGATGTATGGAGTTGCTGGTCTAGCATTGTTTGCAGCAGCGTATTCCTTGTATGGAGGATTATCAGCAGTAGCTTGGACGGATGTAATTCAAGTAGTTTTTCTAGTCATTGGTGGTTTGGTAACGACGTACTTAGCATTGAATACAGTTTCTGACGGACAAGGTATGTTTGCAGGATTGACAACCATTTACGAGGCAGTTCCTGAGCGATTTGCGATGATTTTAGATGAATCGAATCCTGAGTATAAAAACTTACCAGGTATTGCAGTTCTTGTTGGAGGAATGTGGGTGGCGAATTTATATTATTGGGGATTTAATCAATATATCATCCAAAGAACTTTGGCGGCGAAATCATTAAAAGAAGCACAAAAAGGGATTTTATTTGCAGCCGGTTTAAAATTAGTAATTCCGTTAATTGTAGTAATTCCGGGTATTGCAGCGTATGTAATGGTCAATGATCCTGAAATTATGGCAAGATTGGGTATGGCTGGATTAGAGAATTTACCAAGTACAGAACAAGCAGACAAGGCTTATCCTTGGTTATTACAATTTCTACCAACAGGATTAAAAGGTGTGGCGTTTGCAGCCTTAGCAGCTGCGATTGTTTCTTCTTTGGCATCCATGTTAAACTCAACGTCTACCATTTTTACGATGGATATTTACAAACAATACATCCATAAAAATGCATCTGATAAAGCTACTGTAAATATGGGTAGAATTTCTGCGGCAGTTGCTTTGTTAATTGCGTGTATTATGGCGCCTTTATTAGGGAATTTGGATCAAGCCTTTCAGTTTATTCAAGAATATACGGGAGTGGTAAGTCCAGGGATTTTGGCTGTCTTTATGTTAGGTTTGTTCTGGAAAAAAACGACCAACAAAGGAGCAATTTTTGGTGCATTAATATCAATTCCGATTGCAATGTATTTTAAAGTAGCGCCAAAAGGATGGTCTACCAATTCGATATTTGTAGATGTTCCGTTTATGGATCAAATGGGGTATACTGTTGTATTAACAATGATTGTAATTGCCATATACAGTTACTTGCAACACAAAGGTGCAGATGATGAAAAAGGAATTGATATTTCTAAAGCGATGTTTAAAACAAGTCCGCTGTTTAATATTGGGTCGTTTGCAGTCATGCTAATTTTAGTGGTATTGTATAGTGTGTTTTGGAATTAA
- a CDS encoding winged helix-turn-helix transcriptional regulator has protein sequence METKFRCNCPFTSALDVLGDKWMLVIIKQMLIENKETFKDFTESDESIATNILSSKLKQLEVFGLITKFKLPTNKKSVYYHLTNKALDLIPVILALGIWSDKHLREVHPTIVNNEEMEFLRNDKAGFGKIIEQRYREKLTATI, from the coding sequence ATGGAAACAAAATTTAGATGCAATTGCCCTTTTACTTCTGCGCTTGATGTTTTGGGCGATAAATGGATGTTAGTAATAATTAAGCAAATGCTGATAGAAAACAAAGAAACTTTCAAGGATTTTACCGAAAGTGACGAATCCATAGCCACCAATATTCTTTCAAGCAAACTGAAACAATTGGAAGTATTTGGACTGATTACAAAGTTTAAACTACCCACCAATAAAAAGTCGGTTTACTATCACCTTACTAATAAAGCGTTAGATTTAATACCCGTAATTTTAGCGTTAGGGATTTGGAGTGATAAACATTTAAGAGAAGTGCATCCAACGATAGTTAATAATGAGGAAATGGAATTTTTGAGAAATGATAAAGCTGGATTTGGAAAAATAATTGAACAGCGGTATAGAGAAAAATTGACCGCAACAATATAA
- a CDS encoding nuclear transport factor 2 family protein, which yields MKKVITVIVLAGILASCSTKKTNKASESNPSKKIDMNKKEIVGTFLGAVMQQDTSTMRELANTNYIQHNPFIPTGLEPFIQMLPILKENETTAENIRMFQDGNYVFMHNIWRNAKPFGADEMVSFDIIRLDENGKVAEHWDAMTPLVKETASGRTQTNGSTIVTDLDKTEANKALAKSMVEDILMGKNPNKISDYISTEQYDQHNPAIKDGLNGIAEAVQYLTAQNNMFQYTKIHKVLGEGNFVLTISEGNWNGTTNVFYDLLRFENGKAVAHWDVIQPIPTEGLANDNGMFGF from the coding sequence ATGAAAAAAGTAATCACAGTAATTGTGTTAGCAGGTATTCTTGCTTCCTGTAGTACAAAAAAAACGAATAAAGCAAGCGAGTCTAATCCATCAAAAAAAATAGATATGAATAAAAAAGAAATCGTAGGTACTTTTTTAGGTGCTGTAATGCAACAAGATACAAGCACAATGAGAGAATTGGCAAATACCAATTACATCCAGCATAATCCATTTATACCCACAGGATTAGAACCATTTATACAAATGCTTCCTATTCTTAAAGAAAACGAAACAACTGCCGAAAACATAAGAATGTTTCAAGACGGAAATTATGTGTTTATGCACAACATTTGGCGAAATGCAAAGCCTTTTGGTGCAGATGAAATGGTTTCATTTGATATTATCCGATTAGATGAAAATGGTAAAGTAGCCGAGCATTGGGACGCTATGACACCTTTGGTAAAAGAAACTGCTAGCGGAAGAACACAAACAAATGGTTCTACAATTGTGACAGATTTGGATAAAACCGAGGCAAATAAAGCATTAGCCAAATCTATGGTAGAAGACATTTTGATGGGTAAAAACCCGAATAAAATCAGCGATTACATCAGTACCGAACAATACGACCAACACAATCCAGCAATTAAAGATGGACTAAATGGTATAGCTGAGGCCGTGCAATATCTTACTGCACAAAACAACATGTTCCAATACACTAAAATTCATAAAGTATTAGGCGAAGGTAATTTTGTACTAACTATAAGCGAAGGTAATTGGAATGGAACAACAAATGTTTTTTACGATTTGCTTAGGTTTGAAAATGGAAAAGCGGTAGCGCATTGGGATGTCATTCAACCGATCCCAACAGAAGGTTTAGCGAATGATAACGGAATGTTCGGATTTTAA
- a CDS encoding serine hydrolase domain-containing protein has protein sequence MKKYSRQIYIVFMLFVCTFILIANIAASKGNVVTKPKIPPVVEKELSILVEHHPEKITKNVRHKLDSLLKRINKRNDFNGAVLVAKNEKILYSNQIGLADFRKKEPLNKESVFQLASVSKQFTAAAIMLLNERNKIKLTDSVNAYFPDFPYKDVTIKNLLNHTAGLPKYFWVAEHKWEQKKAPTNREMMALLAKSKVNRFFKAGRNFDYSNTGYFVLASIVEKVSGTSFSTFLKKNIFDPLQMQHSYVYSFENDTIKENQLDGYRLYRGWRHRKIPGTINDAIVGDKNVYTTSEDLFKWTLGLNSGKLLSKESLELMYAKGETIYGRKVPYGFGFRIDTKRDKSIYHHGKWNGFSTGLTKYLDDDLVIIVLEHTSYNAITSLNRKIKKIVAENFGV, from the coding sequence TTGAAAAAATATAGCAGACAAATTTATATAGTATTCATGCTTTTTGTGTGTACTTTCATTCTTATAGCCAATATCGCGGCATCTAAAGGCAATGTAGTTACTAAACCAAAGATACCTCCAGTAGTAGAAAAAGAACTTTCAATTTTAGTAGAGCATCATCCTGAAAAGATTACAAAAAATGTACGTCATAAATTAGACTCTTTATTAAAACGCATTAATAAAAGAAACGATTTTAATGGGGCTGTATTAGTAGCAAAGAATGAAAAAATCTTGTATAGCAATCAGATAGGGTTGGCAGATTTTAGAAAAAAAGAACCGCTGAATAAAGAATCGGTTTTTCAACTAGCTTCCGTAAGCAAACAATTTACTGCAGCAGCAATTATGCTCTTAAATGAGCGAAATAAAATTAAACTTACAGATAGTGTAAATGCTTATTTTCCGGATTTTCCTTATAAAGATGTAACGATTAAAAATCTGTTGAACCATACCGCCGGATTGCCAAAATATTTTTGGGTAGCAGAGCATAAATGGGAACAGAAAAAAGCACCTACAAACAGGGAGATGATGGCTTTATTAGCAAAAAGTAAAGTCAATCGTTTTTTTAAGGCAGGTCGTAATTTTGATTATTCTAACACGGGTTATTTTGTGTTGGCTTCTATCGTAGAAAAAGTTTCTGGGACCTCTTTTAGTACTTTTTTAAAGAAAAATATTTTTGATCCATTGCAGATGCAACATTCGTATGTGTACAGTTTTGAAAATGATACGATTAAAGAAAACCAACTAGATGGCTATAGATTGTACCGAGGGTGGAGGCATCGTAAAATTCCAGGTACTATAAACGACGCCATTGTTGGTGATAAAAATGTGTATACAACTTCAGAAGATTTGTTTAAATGGACATTAGGTTTAAACTCTGGGAAGTTGCTGTCAAAAGAATCCCTAGAACTGATGTATGCTAAAGGAGAAACAATATACGGCAGAAAGGTACCTTACGGATTTGGTTTTAGAATCGATACGAAAAGAGATAAAAGTATCTATCATCATGGTAAATGGAATGGTTTTAGTACAGGACTTACAAAATATTTGGATGATGATTTGGTCATTATCGTTTTAGAGCATACTAGTTATAACGCTATCACATCACTGAATAGAAAAATAAAAAAAATTGTTGCCGAAAATTTTGGAGTTTGA
- a CDS encoding DUF2237 family protein encodes MELNVFNKPLKSCCTKPATGYFRDGFCRTVSHDVGTHTVCAIVTQEFLAYSAARGNDLITPIPQWSFPGLKPGDQWCLCISRWLEAKKAGKAPPIMLEATHIKSLQYTSLEVLQKYAAT; translated from the coding sequence TTGGAATTAAACGTATTTAACAAACCCTTAAAAAGTTGTTGCACAAAACCAGCTACAGGTTATTTTAGAGATGGTTTTTGTAGAACCGTGTCTCATGATGTTGGCACACACACCGTTTGCGCCATCGTTACTCAAGAATTTTTAGCATATTCTGCGGCTAGAGGCAATGATTTAATAACGCCAATTCCACAATGGAGTTTTCCAGGGTTGAAACCTGGAGATCAATGGTGCTTGTGTATTTCTAGATGGCTAGAAGCTAAAAAGGCTGGTAAAGCTCCACCAATTATGCTAGAAGCCACACATATAAAATCGTTACAATACACTTCATTAGAAGTTTTACAAAAATATGCTGCAACATAA
- a CDS encoding formylglycine-generating enzyme family protein — translation MRIFHKTQIPFKITFYILFVLLSLFSCKKEKTASNKLSISKTPKGMLWVPGKTFLQGAKDTDTYAMSREKPAHKVTVDGFYIDVTEVTNKQFKTFVAATKYITVAERKIDWEEMKSQVPPGTPKPHDSILQPGSLIFNKNVNAVVNMNNYQQWWTWKIGANWKHPEGPASNIDGKDDYPVVHIALEDALAYCKWSNRRLPTEAEWEAAAQGKNSDAIFTWGNDTRILDANANTWQGVFPIKNESTDGFEFISPVKSYPANSMGLYDMTGNVWEITSDLFNVNYYKELDTSKTLLNPKGALKSYSPQNPNQVEHVMKGGSFLCHESYCASFRISAKMGVEINSSSDHVGFRTVATPEMLVTENQ, via the coding sequence ATGAGAATATTCCATAAAACACAGATTCCTTTTAAAATTACTTTTTACATTCTTTTTGTCTTACTCTCTTTATTTAGTTGTAAAAAAGAAAAAACAGCATCTAACAAATTATCTATCTCAAAAACACCAAAAGGAATGCTTTGGGTGCCAGGAAAAACATTTTTACAAGGAGCAAAAGACACGGATACATATGCGATGTCAAGAGAAAAACCAGCTCATAAAGTTACCGTGGATGGTTTTTATATAGATGTTACAGAAGTAACCAACAAACAATTTAAAACTTTTGTAGCAGCTACAAAGTACATTACAGTAGCCGAAAGAAAAATAGATTGGGAGGAAATGAAAAGCCAAGTTCCTCCTGGTACTCCGAAACCTCATGATTCTATTTTACAACCAGGAAGTTTAATTTTTAATAAAAATGTAAACGCCGTTGTCAATATGAACAATTATCAACAATGGTGGACTTGGAAGATTGGTGCGAATTGGAAACATCCTGAAGGCCCAGCATCTAACATAGATGGTAAAGATGATTACCCTGTTGTTCACATCGCCTTAGAAGATGCCTTGGCTTATTGCAAATGGTCAAATAGACGCTTACCAACAGAGGCAGAGTGGGAAGCTGCTGCACAAGGAAAAAACTCAGATGCTATTTTTACCTGGGGAAATGATACCCGTATTTTAGATGCAAACGCCAATACTTGGCAAGGAGTTTTTCCCATAAAAAATGAATCTACAGATGGTTTTGAATTTATATCACCCGTGAAATCATATCCTGCAAACAGTATGGGTTTGTATGATATGACTGGTAATGTTTGGGAAATAACTAGCGACTTATTTAATGTAAATTATTATAAAGAATTAGATACTTCTAAAACGTTATTAAATCCAAAAGGTGCATTAAAATCTTACAGCCCGCAAAACCCTAATCAGGTAGAACACGTAATGAAAGGTGGTTCTTTTTTATGCCATGAATCCTATTGTGCTAGCTTTAGAATTTCTGCAAAAATGGGCGTGGAAATTAATTCAAGTTCAGACCATGTAGGTTTTAGAACTGTCGCAACTCCAGAGATGTTAGTCACTGAAAATCAATAG